The proteins below come from a single Gossypium raimondii isolate GPD5lz chromosome 2, ASM2569854v1, whole genome shotgun sequence genomic window:
- the LOC105788113 gene encoding uncharacterized protein LOC105788113, with protein MGHRKKNVAPRSKQAPELTPNNAKIDVLALPLESDYGSPSSSPSSYAAVKGECERALTALRRGNHTKALRLMKDSCTRHENSVHAALIHRVQGTVCVKVASIIDDSNAKQRHLKNAIDSAKKAVELSPNSIEFAHFYANLLYELANDAKEYEVVIQECERALAIENPVDPAKESLQEESQQKISTAEARILHVQSELKSLIQKSNIASISNWMKNLGSGEEKYRVIPLRRLPEDPMEVRLVQARRPNEIKKATKTPEERRKEIEVRVAAARLLQQQKSDAASSSPVLQGEGERNGLDFTSGGGQRGGADRRRKNSSTAERRDWVRSFWNSMSVDSKKDLLKIRVSDLKAYFGLLKDGLASEVLSEALAFAEVNKTFKFWVCCRCSEKFADSESHMQHVVQEHMGNLIPKMQTVLPQSVDKEWIEMLLNCSWDPLDISAAVKMIGNQPKFGEPEFSHDFYSRNHNEDSDNCLKDVSGKENFRDPYNCGSFKGDDCDKVHNIECKECDGNQGSVAYPLMNSWPTVDDAERARLLERIRATFELLIRHNYLAAGHLNKVTQFTMDELQSMVSGSQLLNYGVDQSPMCIRFLGATQLRKILKLLQDISHSCGLARYSEKTATMDDVNGAAEVLEVKEKIILSADASCLLLDEHLLPDAAIEDATQGNANGSNGNGVLQDADALLSWIFAGPSSGDQLASWMRVKEEKTQQGLEILQMLEKEFYHLQSLCERKCDHISYEEALQAVEDLCLEEGKKRETSTEFVHRSYESVLRKRREELVENESDVMFLSGRFELDAISNILKEAEALNVNQFGYGDTYAGLTSQLCDLESGEDDDWGAKDYLHQVDTCIEVAIQRQKEQLSVELSKIDARIMRNVTGMQQLEVKLEPVSAHDYQSVLLPLVKSYLRVHLEDLAEKDATEKSDAAREAFLAELARDSKKGIRGGNDNSRHSQDKSKDKKKNKEFRKSKDSKVSGGNELHILTDETAEQVSLAVASDGDHLGSEVVSVNSDDLKQQEEELRRKIELEAEERKLEETLEYQRRIENVAKQKHLAEQNKKTNQAYAKNARDGLHDAYLEVGDLDIKEHLARRNGVVNNWNSIPVSNANGSVVPVTHNKFKQGLSNGSVSEDGLLPSERRTGRKGRRHKSSNKFLDGKSPVVSSEKESIQVGSSHVHVEEQVRYVDGVPTDSVVSVSGEGNTKTLGQLQAQEDDEERFQADLKKAVRQSLDTYQAQRVPLQVNNHIVSPNDVSNEGLNETDVFGTGLQNEVGEYNCFLNVIIQSLWHLRRFRDEFLRRSTSDHVHVGDPCVVCSLYEIFIALNIASTDARKEPVAPTSLRIALSNLYPDSNFFQEAQMNDASEVLAVIFDCLHRSFTSGSSDCDADSGDSHCTGSWDCANNACIVHSLFGMDIFERMNCYSCGLESRHLKYTTFFHNINASALRTMKVMCAESSFDEVLNLVEMNHQLACDAEAGGCGKLNYIHHILSNSPRVFATVLGWQNTCESADDIAATLAALNTEIDISVLYRGLDPKNKHNLVSVVCYYGQHYHCFAYSHDRERWIMYDDKIVKVIGSWADVITMCERGHLQPQVLFFEAVN; from the exons ATGGGGCACAGGAAGAAAAACGTTGCTCCAAGATCAAAACAGGCGCCCGAGCTGACTCCCAATAATGCGAAGATCGATGTATTGGCGCTTCCACTTGAATCCGATTATGGTTCTCCCTCTTCCTCGCCGTCGTCCTATGCGGCGGTTAAGGGGGAGTGTGAACGAGCCCTAACGGCACTCCGACGTGGCAATCATACCAAAGCGCTTCGGTTGATGAAAGATTCGTGTACTCGTCATGAGAACTCGGTTCATGCGGCGCTAATCCACCGCGTTCAAGGCACGGTCTGCGTGAAAGTGGCATCCATCATCGATGACTCTAACGCCAAGCAGCGGCATTTGAAGAACGCTATCGATTCGGCCAAAAAAGCTGTGGAATTGTCTCCGAACTCGATCgaatttgctcatttttatgCTAATTTACTGTACGAATTAGCCAACGATGCGAAAGAGTATGAAGTGGTGATTCAAGAATGTGAACGCGCATTGGCCATTGAGAATCCGGTAGATCCCGCCAAAGAAAGCTTGCAAGAAGAGAGTCAACAGAAAATATCAACCGCGGAGGCAAGAATTTTGCACGTGCAGAGTGAGCTGAAGTCATTGATACAGAAATCGAATATCGCTTCAATTTCTAATTGGATGAAGAATTTAGGGAGTGGAGAAGAGAAGTATAGGGTCATTCCGCTTAGGAGACTACCCGAGGATCCTATGGAGGTTAGGTTAGTACAAGCGAGAAGACCTAACGAGATTAAGAAAGCTACAAAGACGCCagaagaaagaaggaaagagaTTGAGGTTAGAGTTGCTGCTGCTAGATTGTTGCAGCAGCAGAAATCTGACGCAGCCTCTTCTTCTCCAGTGTTGCAGGGCGAGGGAGAGAGGAACGGACTGGATTTTACTTCCGGAGGTGGACAAAGGGGAGGAGCAGATAGGAGGAGGAAGAATAGTTCTACAGCTGAAAGGAGAGATTGGGTTCGATCGTTTTGGAATTCAATGAGTGTTGATTCGAAGAAAGATTTGCTTAAGATTAGGGTTAGTGATCTCAAAGCATATTTTGGTTTGTTGAAAGATGGGTTAGCGAGTGAGGTCTTATCAGAGGCTTTAGCATTTGCGGAGGTTAATAAGACTTTTAAGTTTTGGGTTTGTTGTAGATGTAGTGAGAAGTTTGCGGATTCAGAGTCTCACATGCAGCATGTTGTTCAGGAACATATGGGGAACCTCATCCCTAAAATGCAGACCGTTCTGCCACAAAGTGTTGATAAAGAGTGGATAGAGATGCTCCTTAACTGTTCTTGGGATCCCCTGGATATTTCTGCTGCAGTTAAAATGATTGGCAACCAGCCTAAATTTGGTGAGCCGGAGTTTTCTCATGATTTTTACTCACGGAACCATAATGAAGATAGTGATAATTGCCTTAAAGATGTGAGTGGTAAGGAAAATTTTAGGGATCCCTACAATTGTGGTAGTTTTAAGGGCGATGATTGTGACAAAGTTCATAACATTGAATGCAAAGAATGTGATGGAAACCAGGGTTCTGTAGCATATCCCCTTATGAATAGTTGGCCGACAGTGGATGATGCTGAGCGTGCCAGGCTGCTTGAAAGAATCCGTGCTACTTTTGAACTGCTTATTAGACATAACTACCTTGCTGCTGGCCATCTTAACAAGGTGACACAGTTCACAATGGATGAGTTGCAGAGTATGGTTTCTGGTTCTCAGCTTCTGAATTACGGTGTAGATCAGAGTCCCATGTGCATTCGTTTTTTAGGAGCTACACAACTTAGAAAAATCCTCAAATTATTGCAGGATATATCTCATTCTTGTGGTCTGGCTAGATATTCTGAGAAGACTGCTACTATGGATGATGTGAATGGTGCTGCTGAGGTTCTTGAGGTTAAAGAGAAGATTATTCTTAGTGCAGATGCTTCCTGTCTACTCCTGGATGAACATTTATTGCCTGATGCAGCAATAGAAGATGCTACTCAAGGCAATGCTAATGGTAGCAATGGAAATGGGGTTTTACAGGATGCTGATGCTCTGCTGTCCTGGATATTTGCAGGCCCCTCAAGTGGGGATCAATTGGCATCATGGATGCGCGTGAAAGAAGAGAAAACGCAGCAAGGACTTGAAATACTTCAGATGCTGGAGAAAGAATTTTATCACCTACAGAGCCTCTGTGAGAGGAAATGTGATCATATAAGCTATGAGGAAGCACTGCAGGCTGTGGAGGATCTCTGTCTTGAAGAAGGTAAGAAGAGAGAGACTTCCACTGAATTTGTTCATAGAAGCTATGAATCTGTCCTTAGGAAGCGAAGAGAAGAACTTGTTGAGAATGAAAGTGATGTTATGTTCCTCAGCGGCAGATTTGAGTTGGATGctatatcaaatattttaaaagaagcAGAAGCACTGAATGTCAATCAATTTGGCTACGGGGATACTTATGCTGGTTTGACTTCTCAGTTATGTGACTTGGAATCTGGTGAAGATGATGACTGGGGAGCTAAGGATTATCTGCATCAAGTGGACACCTGCATAGAGGTTGCCATTCAGAGGCAGAAGGAACAATTATCAGTTGAG CTTAGCAAAATTGATGCACGAATTATGCGAAATGTTACTGGGATGCAGCAGTTGGAAGTCAAACTTGAGCCTGTGTCAGCGCATGATTATCAATCAGTGTTGTTGCCTTTAGTGAAATCATACTTGAGG gtACACTTGGAGGATCTGGCCGAGAAAGATGCCACTGAGAAGTCTGATGCTGCAAGAGAAGCTTTTTTAGCAGAGCTTGCGCGTGACTCTAAGAAGGGTATTCGAGGGGGAAATGATAATTCCAGACATTCACAGGATAAAAGCAAGGATAAGAAAAAGAACAAGGAGTTCCGAAAATCCAAGGACTCAAAG GTTTCTGGTGGAAACGAGCTGCATATACTTACTGATGAGACTGCTGAGCAAGT TTCTTTGGCAGTTGCTTCTGATGGTGATCATCTAGGTTCTGAAGTTGTTTCTGTGAATAGTGATGACTTGAAACAACAAGAAGAGGAACTGAGACGAAAAATTGAGCTTGAAGCAGAGGAAAGAAAGCTTGAAGAGACTTTGGAGTATCAAAGACGGATTGAGAATGTGGCTAAACAGAAGCATCTTGctgagcaaaataaaaaaaccaatcaAGCATATGCAAAGAATGCACGAGATGGTTTGCATGATGCTTACTTGGAAGTAGGTGATCTAGATATTAAG GAACATTTGGCACGAAGGAACGGGGTTGTAAACAATTGGAATAGCATACCGGTGAGCAATGCCAATGGTTCAGTTGTGCCAGTAactcataataaatttaaacaag GACTATCTAATGGTTCAGTCTCAGAGGATGGTCTTTTGCCTAGTGAAAGACGGACAGGAAGAAAGGGTAGACGACATAAGAGTTCCAACAAATTTCTTGATGGAAAGTCTCCAGTAGTGTCTTCTGAAAAGGAAAGTATTCAAGTTGGAAGTTCTCATGTCCATGTAGAAGAGCAAGTTAGATATGTTGATGGTGTCCCCACGGATAGCG TTGTTTCCGTCTCTGGAGAAGGCAATACAAAGACTTTAGGACAACTGCAAGCTCaggaagatgatgaagaaaggTTCCAAGCTGACCTTAAGAAGGCAGTTCGCCAAAGCCTTG aCACTTACCAAGCACAAAGAGTACCTTTGCAAGTAAACAACCATATTGTCTCACCAAATGATGTCTCCAATGAAGGTTTGAATGAAACTGATGTGTTTGGTACTGGCCTCCAGAATGAAGTTGgtgaatataattgttttctGAATGTTATAATACAG TCTTTATGGCACTTGAGACGGTTTCGTGATGAATTCTTGCGGAGATCGACATCAGATCATGTTCATGTGGGAGATCCATGTGTTGTCTGCTCACTATATGAAATTTTCATTGCCCTGAACATTGCATCTACTGATGCACGGAAAGAACCTGTTGCCCCTACATCACTTAGAATAGCTCTTAGCAACTTGTATCCAGATAGTAACTTTTTCCAAGAG GCTCAGATGAATGATGCTTCTGAAGTATTGGCTGTAATATTTGATTGCCTTCATCGCTCTTTTACTTCTGGTTCGAGCGATTGTGATGCTGACTCGGGGGACAGCCACTGCACTGGCTCCTGGGATTGTGCAAACAATGCTTGTATAGTGCATTCCCTTTTCGGGATGGATATCTTTGAGCGAATGAACTGCTACAGTTGTGGTCTGGAGTCCAGACATTTGAAATACACCACTTTCTTTCATAATATAAATGCCAGTGCACTGCGAACAATGAAG GTTATGTGTGCAGAAAGTTCCTTTGATGAGGTTTTAAATCTTGTGGAGATGAACCATCAGTTAGCATGTGATGCAGAGGCTGGTGGCTGTGGGAAGCTCAACTATATCCACCACATTCTCTCAAATTCACCACGTGTTTTCGCGACAG TTCTTGGATGGCAGAATACCTGTGAAAGTGCTGATGACATAGCAGCAACACTTGCTGCCTTAAACACTGAAATAGATATTAGTGTCCTTTATCGTGGTCTTGATCCGAAAAACAAGCATAATCTAGTCTCAGTG GTTTGCTATTACGGGCAACACTATCACTGTTTTGCCTATAGTCATGATCGTGAAAGATGGATTATGTACGATGACAAAATTGTCAAG GTAATTGGTAGCTGGGCTGATGTCATTACAATGTGTGAGCGGGGGCACTTGCAACCTCAGGTTCTATTCTTTGAAgctgtaaattaa